A genomic region of Oryza glaberrima chromosome 1, OglaRS2, whole genome shotgun sequence contains the following coding sequences:
- the LOC127759934 gene encoding uncharacterized protein LOC127759934, producing the protein MRRSSSLLPVCALVLAMLCVASLMDVTEGRRGGGGRAYIGGGGVGARGSATRTNGSPRGLSGGTWAACAGSSLLAAAAMLL; encoded by the coding sequence ATGaggcggtcgtcgtcgttgctgccCGTCTGCGCGCTCGTCCTCGCCATGCTCTGCGTGGCGAGCCTCATGGACGTCACggaagggcggcgaggcggaggaggccgcgcctacatcggcggcggcggcgtcggggccaGAGGGAGCGCCACGAGAACCAACGGCAGCCCGCGCGGCCTCAGCGGCGGCACCTGGGCGGCGTGCGCTGGCTCCTcgctgctcgccgcggcggccatgctCTTGTAG